The Cutaneotrichosporon cavernicola HIS019 DNA, chromosome: 3 region CCATTGAGATGTCAGCTAACACCAGTGCCGCGCGTTCGACAACGCCCGTCAGCGCAAGATTGCAGAGGAGGCAGGCGTGTTTGGATGGGGAGCAGACTACGCCAAGatccgcgagctgcgctCACAGACCAATGCGGCCTGCGAGCAGCTGCGGAAATGGGGCGTGAGCACACTGGCTTACTAGATGACGTGGCATGCACTGTGGCATTGTATTTTTCCACATCAAGAGACACGTAACACGTATATTAGTCTATCCACAAACTATAGTCAGGTATAATTGAGTCCCCTAGCTACGACCACGCTAGCCGAGATGAGAGGGTTGGGTTGCGCCTCGCGCGTTGAACGCAAAGTTGAGTATGCGGTGAGCGAGGCGCGGCTGGCCCTAGGCAACCGTCTCGAGGTGTATCGGGGGGTTGAACCGGAGCGCTGGGCCCGTGGTCATGCTCGCGTTGAGAGCAgacagctcgtcgtcgaggactCTGCGGGCGATCGTGTCGCCATCGCGCACAAGTGACGAGTAGTGCTTCTTGAGCCTGCtgtcgaccttgaggaggaggtctATGACGGGCTGTGTGAGCTTctggccctcgccgacaaaCGCGCTGTTCTTGGGCATGTCGCCAAAGAGCGCAGCATCCGTCGCTACACTCCAGATACCCGTGTCGTTGCCGCGGACGCTGATGAAAGCGGATGGGTGAAGCAGTGTGCCATGTGCCGGGTCCGTGTTGCGCGCGCCCGCAACATTTGGGAGAAGCATGTTCAGGAGCTTTTTGTACACGTCTCGGATGATGGAGCAAGTCGACGCGTGTACTTGAAAGTAGTCGGGTGTGAATGGCTGCGGGAGTTAGCACGTGAGTGCGGCGAGTAAGTTGTACGTACCATGACGGCCAGGACCAGGAACGcgtccgacgacgcgtcgatTGACGCAATCGTCACCTCTGCCGTCGATGTGCTCTGCGCAGCGCTGGGACGCGGTACCGGCCGTCGTGGGCGGAAAAAGTTACGCTGTGGTTAGCCAAATTATTAGCGAGACATACAATAGGTCCAACAACTTTACCACTGTTTGCGCTTTGCTCCGACCACtgctcccactcgcccatGAGCTGGTACGCGGCGCGGAGAAAGTCCTGCGCGCCAGCAATATCAAATAGTCCGGCAAGAgagaggccgagcgcatACTCTTGCCGTgcgagcgtgtcgagctGTTTGGTGCCTAAtgcggcctcgagcgcacTCCGCTCAACATGTACCGTGTTGAGCCATGGCTGGTCTCTGCGATTAGCTCAATCACACGAGCGACGTACCCATTATACCACTGCATGAGGTATGACCATTGGAAGACGCGTTCGCGCACGAGCACAAACACGTCTTCTACGCGGCGAACAGAGCGGGGGATCTGGCTCGGCGCCTGCGCACGGCCATACACGCTGCTGGTGCTTGAACCGCTCACGGTCCTCCCGACACCGTGGTAGATACTGCCTGCGCCCCGACTACTCTCGCCAAGAGTATAGTCGTGGCTCTCATCCGAGCTTGTCAAAGAGGGTGAGTACGAGCCCTGCATGTACGCGCTCGGCGGGGCCGTGTATCCCCCCGGGGAAGAGCGCGAGGGCTTGCCCAGCGCAGCAAGGAGGGACTGTTGTTAATACGGGAAGACGTTGTCTTGACTCTTGACTCTTGACTCACAGACGattgctgctgtcagtttAGCATTGTCCTGCACTGCACGCACCTTGCGCTTCATGTGAGACTTGGAGATACTGCCAAAGTCCATGGCGTTTGGCATGCTCAGTAGTTGGAtggacgatgaggaagcAAGTAGATACAGATACAGTTGAGGGGTTTCAGAAAGGGTGACAGGAGGTAAACGCGGGAAGAGCGGGAGTTGATTGTATTGCAAGGGTAACTATACAACCTTACTGTAATTGACACTATAGGTTAATAGAATCAGTGGAGGCCCGAACAAGGAATCAGTTGGAGGCCCGAACAAGGCCTAGAATCCTTACATCACTCCCTCCACAATTCACAATCGCCTTACCACACTCCTTCCCTCTCATGTCTCGTCTCTTTCTGCGAACACTTGCCGCAACCGCTGCCCGACCAGTACAGCGCCGGGCAGCTGCGGCCCTCGTCGGTGGCGCCCTGACCTTGTACGCCATCGGTAAGTTGCTGTAGCATGTGACTTTGATCGTTTCGTGGAATCTGACGCCAGAGTCTGATGTGCTCGCAGACGCCAAGAGCGTGATGGCGGGgctgcgcgtcgacgcaCTTGAGCGGTACACGGTACAGCTGGACGCGGCAAAGCCCGTTGTGGCTGACGACCCGAACATGGTCGGTGAGTTGCTATCTCGCTCTGCTGGGTGATGGCATGATGGCATGAGGGCACACGTCATGCCTCGGCACGGCTTGGCCCGGAACACCGGGGACAacagctgaccccagtcgACCGCGCGACGGGCGTCGCGCACGCCATCGAGTTGCGGCCCGCGTCTGCGCCTGCACTGGctctcgtcggcgttggcgtccGCACCGTCTCCTTCCTCTACATGAAGGTGTACTCGGCCGGATTCTACGTCGACGACTACACGCTCAAGCGTCTTCCGTCCTTGCCGGGATGGAAGGGGTATACCCCGGCGGAGCTGCAGGGGCCAGAAGCCGAGACGTTGATCCAGTCCATGCTCGatgcgccggcggcggttGCCGTCAACGTCAGTAAGTGTTGCTGTCTTTTTGTGTCCCGATGCGTATCTCTCCTGCTGACGCACTCAGTCCCCGTCCGCAACACCGACTTTGCTCACCTCCGTGATGGCCTCACCCGCACGTTGGTCGGGCGGATGAAGATGGGACGGCACCGCGGCGAGATCACGCCCGAAGACGACGCACGGCTCACCGACGCGATGCAGGAGTTCAAGGCCGTCTTCCCCGGAGGCAGCGTACCCAAGGGCAACAGCCTGACCCTCGTCCGTGCGGCCGACGGGAACCTGTCCGTCGAGTACCAGGGGCGGGTGCTTGGCAAGGTCGCCAACCAGTGGATTGCCAACAACCTCATCATGGCTTACTTCAACACTGCGGCGCCCATCTCGCCTCCGCTGCGCGACTCTGTTGCTGAGGGGTTGGCCAAGTACGCGTAGAGAGGGGACACGGCGATGTGCATGTGCATGCTGTACAAGACAATCCACTTATGAATACCATTACCACTCCGGATGTATTAACGCACCCTACATGACTACACATTCTCCCTCGGCATCCTTGCGTGTCGGCCGCTTGCCGCTGCCCTTGATGCCCCGGTTGCTGTTCAACTCTGCGAGGCGCTGCATCGCTCGCTTGTTGCCCTggcctggcgtcagttcATGTCAGTCAATACCACTCACTCGCTGACCGCATGTACCACCGCTTGGCCAGCTCCATGTCCTGTTTGACGCCGATACCAATCTCCGTGTAGTCTGTTGGTCAACATACCGAAGAGATTTCAAGCTTACATCCAACCGCATATTCGGCCTTGGGAAGACCCTTGTTTGCAGCCTTGCGGCCCCACAGGTAGGCCTCGGTGTCCGACTGCTTAAGCACGCCCTCTGAGCCTGTGAGGTACCAGCCGCTGAGGGCtagctcggcctcggcgtcgccacGCTCCGCCGCACGCGTGTACCACGCAATACTGCGGCGCGGGTCGATCGGGAAGCCGAGTGTGCCAAACTCGTGACACGAGCCGAGCTTGAACTGGGCAGGGGCGTAGCCGAGCTGAGCTGCTTGAGTTAAATACTCACGTGCAGCAATGGGGTCGTGCGGAATGACACCGTTTGTGCCGTTGTTTGGCCGTTCGTGGAGTAGCGCCAGCTCGTGCAGTGCGTGCGggttgtcctcgtcggcttGTGCTGAGGCACGGCGCAACCACACTAACGCCTCACGCGGGTTGCGTGGGTGGCCCATGACACCGTTGAGTAGGATCAACGCCAGCTTGTACATTGCCGCCGTGTCACCGAGCGCCGCAGCCTTGCGGTAGAAGAGGACCGAGCGGTTCGGGTCTCGCTTGACCCCTGCGCCCAACTCACAACACACGGCCGCACGGTACGTCGCAGCAGGGTGATTCAATTTGGACGCCATCAAATAGAGGTAGTAGGCCCTCTCGTGGTCGACCTGTAAGCCCAGCTGCCCTGTGCCATACaagttggcgaggaagaactgcgcgtcggcgtacggctccttgccctcggccAACTTTTTGACATTGCGCAGGCTCTCGGCGAGCAGCGAGTCGCGGTACTTGCGGCCCTGTCGTGGATCGGTCGACGAAATCTCGTCTCCGAGCTTCTTGGCAGCCTCGATGAGATATTTGGTAAAGGCAAACTGCGCCTCTGGATCGGGATCCACCTTCATACGATTCCGATAGTCTTCCACAAACTCTCGCGTATACGGCGGCTTGCTGACGTCGATCGCTGcggcgccgcctcgtcgacgagtggAGGACGCGCCTACAGACTCGATGGGCATCCTGGGCGCAGACGAAATTGACGAGAGAGATATGGTTGAGCGAGACGTGTTGGTCCGCACCAGGTTGGACATGCTGGCTTGCCTTGATGGCCCTTGAACAGGAATGGGGCCACCTGCCTGCCCTGGGAATGCCCCTCCCATACCCTGAGCTGGCGGCAACCCAACGAAATCGTTCGCTGCCGAGTAGTATGGATTATTGACGTTGGGAACCGGCGCCTGTCCGGGTCCTCGTGGCGTGTACGGTTGCGGCTGGTTTGGCCATCCGCTAGACGCGCTTCGAGAAGGTGGCCCGCCTTGGCTGGGGTATGGCATCTGCCGCTGTTGGGGAACTGGCGGCTGTGCGTACGCGTTCATACCCGTGTCGAGGCTGTAGACACTGGCTGCAGGATCATCCTGCTGCAGAGGACGATGCCCGCCTGTGACGGagcgccctcgaggaggaaggccaGAGGCAGGCAGC contains the following coding sequences:
- the AIM18 gene encoding uncharacterized protein (Chalcone isomerase like), translating into MSRLFLRTLAATAARPVQRRAAAALVGGALTLYAIESDVLADAKSVMAGLRVDALERYTVQLDAAKPVVADDPNMVVDRATGVAHAIELRPASAPALALVGVGVRTVSFLYMKVYSAGFYVDDYTLKRLPSLPGWKGYTPAELQGPEAETLIQSMLDAPAAVAVNVIPVRNTDFAHLRDGLTRTLVGRMKMGRHRGEITPEDDARLTDAMQEFKAVFPGGSVPKGNSLTLVRAADGNLSVEYQGRVLGKVANQWIANNLIMAYFNTAAPISPPLRDSVAEGLAKYA
- a CDS encoding uncharacterized protein (Sel1-like repeats), translated to MGYKGSSNGPLSNVEEYGDGQDERRESSRDYAEPLELPELPQLDFGDPASMPSFLPPSYQAATTPNSPIIPTQPMPQPHIPQQAYGHNRGPSGGGREHPPYAPVDYPSQLSYDYSDSPTPADGRFSTHSANSNELSNDFSNMRLASNGPQPRVPAPSAYAGPYGQLPASGLPPRGRSVTGGHRPLQQDDPAASVYSLDTGMNAYAQPPVPQQRQMPYPSQGGPPSRSASSGWPNQPQPYTPRGPGQAPVPNVNNPYYSAANDFVGLPPAQGMGGAFPGQAGGPIPVQGPSRQASMSNLVRTNTSRSTISLSSISSAPRMPIESVGASSTRRRGGAAAIDVSKPPYTREFVEDYRNRMKVDPDPEAQFAFTKYLIEAAKKLGDEISSTDPRQGRKYRDSLLAESLRNVKKLAEGKEPYADAQFFLANLYGTGQLGLQVDHERAYYLYLMASKLNHPAATYRAAVCCELGAGVKRDPNRSVLFYRKAAALGDTAAMYKLALILLNGVMGHPRNPREALVWLRRASAQADEDNPHALHELALLHERPNNGTNGVIPHDPIAAREYLTQAAQLGYAPAQFKLGSCHEFGTLGFPIDPRRSIAWYTRAAERGDAEAELALSGWYLTGSEGVLKQSDTEAYLWGRKAANKGLPKAEYAVGYYTEIGIGVKQDMELAKRWYMRSASQGNKRAMQRLAELNSNRGIKGSGKRPTRKDAEGECVVM